A single genomic interval of Hafnia alvei harbors:
- the mscS gene encoding small-conductance mechanosensitive channel MscS encodes MKDLNVADGINSAGNWLVKNQDLLIQYAVNIVAAIVIFIVGSIIAKIVSGAITRLMKARGVDLTVAHFLSALVRYGIMAFTIIAALGRIGVQTASVIAVIGAAGLAVGLALQGSLSNFAAGVLLVLFRPFRTGEFVDLGGVSGTVKDVQIFSTTMLTSDNKTIVVPNGKIIAGNIINYSREPNRRVDITVGVAYDADIDLVKKVLGDIVAADKRIMQDQGVTIRLNEMAASSLNFVVRVWTTNANYWPVYFDLMENFKRGLDANNIGIPFPQMDVHLYQTAVRKAEQE; translated from the coding sequence ATGAAAGACCTGAACGTTGCCGATGGAATTAATAGTGCTGGAAACTGGTTAGTGAAAAATCAGGACTTACTAATTCAGTATGCAGTGAATATTGTTGCTGCGATTGTTATCTTCATTGTCGGTTCGATTATTGCCAAAATTGTTTCTGGTGCAATTACCCGTCTAATGAAGGCGCGCGGCGTTGATCTCACAGTCGCTCATTTCCTTTCAGCATTAGTTCGCTACGGCATTATGGCGTTCACCATTATCGCGGCATTAGGTCGTATTGGTGTGCAAACAGCCTCCGTTATTGCGGTGATTGGTGCCGCAGGCTTAGCCGTTGGTCTGGCATTGCAAGGTTCACTCTCTAACTTTGCTGCAGGCGTATTGTTAGTTCTATTCCGTCCGTTCCGCACGGGAGAGTTTGTTGATCTTGGCGGTGTTTCCGGTACGGTGAAAGATGTTCAGATTTTCTCTACAACCATGCTAACTTCGGATAATAAAACTATCGTGGTACCCAACGGGAAAATCATTGCTGGCAATATTATTAACTATTCCCGTGAGCCAAATCGCCGCGTAGATATTACCGTTGGTGTGGCCTACGATGCGGATATCGATCTGGTCAAAAAAGTATTAGGCGATATTGTTGCTGCTGATAAACGTATTATGCAAGACCAAGGTGTGACCATTCGACTGAATGAAATGGCGGCTTCATCGCTGAATTTTGTGGTGAGAGTCTGGACGACGAATGCTAATTACTGGCCGGTCTATTTTGATCTGATGGAAAACTTCAAACGTGGTCTGGATGCCAATAATATTGGAATTCCATTCCCGCAAATGGATGTTCATCTGTATCAAACCGCTGTGCGCAAGGCTGAACAGGAATAA
- a CDS encoding M48 family metallopeptidase has translation MMNIKTLIAIAIASATLTGCEHINTQMAAQSGVQAIQAATLSDADARSLANQSCKELDNQSQIASSKSKYTKRLNKIAKAMGNNINGMPVNYKVYMTDDINAFAMANGCIRVYSSLMDMMTDDEIEGVLGHEMGHVALGHSLKAMKVAYGTIAARTAVASTSGVAAELSQTQLADLGEALINSQFSQHQESEADDFSYDFLRKHKLNTLGLATSFEKLAELDGGRKGSMFDSHPPSTERAQHIRDRIAADK, from the coding sequence ATAATGAACATTAAAACGCTTATCGCGATAGCAATCGCATCAGCCACATTAACCGGCTGTGAGCACATTAATACCCAAATGGCCGCGCAGTCTGGCGTACAAGCGATTCAGGCCGCAACGCTCAGCGATGCAGATGCAAGATCCCTCGCGAATCAATCCTGTAAAGAGTTGGATAACCAAAGCCAAATCGCCAGCAGCAAAAGCAAATACACCAAGCGCTTAAACAAAATTGCGAAGGCGATGGGTAACAACATCAACGGCATGCCGGTTAATTACAAGGTGTACATGACCGATGACATCAATGCCTTCGCGATGGCAAACGGCTGTATTCGCGTATACAGCAGCTTGATGGACATGATGACCGACGACGAAATTGAAGGCGTGTTAGGCCATGAAATGGGGCACGTTGCACTTGGTCACAGCCTGAAAGCCATGAAGGTCGCTTATGGCACCATCGCGGCAAGAACGGCAGTGGCCTCCACCAGCGGCGTAGCCGCCGAACTGTCACAAACGCAGTTAGCCGATCTGGGCGAAGCGCTGATCAACTCGCAATTCTCACAGCATCAAGAATCTGAAGCCGATGACTTCTCATATGATTTCCTGAGAAAGCACAAGCTGAACACGCTGGGGCTGGCAACCAGCTTTGAGAAACTGGCCGAGCTCGACGGTGGCCGTAAAGGCAGCATGTTTGATTCACACCCACCATCAACCGAACGCGCACAGCACATCCGCGATCGTATCGCTGCAGACAAATAA
- the fdxH gene encoding formate dehydrogenase subunit beta has protein sequence MSMQSQDIIKRSATNALTPPPQARDYKEEVAKLIDVSTCIGCKACQVACSEWNDIRDEVGHCVGVYDNPADLSAKSWTLMRFSEVEQNGKLEWLIRKDGCMHCTDPGCLKACPSAGAIIQYANGIVDFQSEHCIGCGYCIAGCPFNIPRLNPDDNRVYKCTLCVDRVSVGQEPACVKTCPTGAIHFGSKKEMLEVASERVEKLKKRGFEHAGIYNPEGVGGTHVMYVLHHADKPELYHNLPKDPKIDMAVGLWKGVLKPLSVAGFIATFAGLIYHYIGVGPNKEVSDEEESDDEKGNHHE, from the coding sequence ATGTCCATGCAATCACAAGACATTATCAAGCGTTCGGCGACTAATGCCTTAACGCCGCCGCCGCAGGCTCGCGACTACAAAGAAGAAGTGGCTAAGCTTATCGACGTGTCTACCTGCATTGGCTGCAAAGCCTGTCAGGTAGCCTGTTCTGAATGGAACGATATTCGTGACGAGGTAGGGCACTGCGTCGGGGTTTACGATAACCCTGCCGATTTGAGCGCTAAATCTTGGACGCTGATGCGTTTCTCGGAAGTTGAGCAAAACGGCAAGCTGGAGTGGCTCATCCGTAAGGATGGCTGCATGCATTGTACCGATCCGGGCTGCCTGAAGGCATGCCCGTCGGCTGGCGCAATCATTCAGTATGCAAACGGCATTGTAGATTTCCAGTCTGAGCACTGTATCGGCTGTGGCTACTGCATTGCGGGCTGTCCGTTCAACATTCCTCGCTTAAATCCAGACGACAACCGCGTGTACAAATGCACGCTGTGCGTTGACCGCGTGAGCGTGGGACAAGAACCCGCCTGTGTGAAAACGTGTCCGACCGGTGCGATTCATTTCGGCAGCAAGAAAGAGATGCTGGAAGTGGCGAGCGAGCGCGTTGAGAAGCTGAAAAAACGTGGCTTTGAGCACGCGGGTATTTATAACCCTGAAGGTGTTGGTGGCACTCACGTGATGTATGTTCTGCATCATGCGGATAAGCCAGAGTTGTACCACAACCTGCCGAAAGATCCGAAGATCGATATGGCGGTTGGTTTGTGGAAAGGGGTGCTGAAGCCGCTGTCAGTCGCTGGATTTATCGCAACCTTTGCCGGTTTGATTTATCACTATATTGGTGTGGGTCCGAACAAAGAGGTGAGCGACGAAGAAGAGAGTGATGACGAGAAGGGGAACCATCATGAGTAA
- a CDS encoding oxidative stress defense protein, whose protein sequence is MKLKALAMVAAMGLSALPALSQAAEMPEGPHLVTSGTSSVDATPDIATLTFQVTASAKDAASAKTQVDQRVAKYFDFLNTNGIEKKDISAANLSTQPEYDYLKDGKSELKGYRADRRVQVTLRQLDKLNGLLDGALKANLNEIRSVELGVAKPEAYREQARQEAIKNAVSQAQSLAKGFGVVLGPVYSIRYHVSNYQPAPVSRMYMAADAMQKTSAAQTYEQQTIQFDDQVDVVFSLNK, encoded by the coding sequence ATGAAGCTAAAAGCCTTAGCGATGGTTGCAGCGATGGGATTAAGCGCGTTACCCGCGCTGTCTCAGGCGGCTGAAATGCCAGAAGGACCACATCTAGTGACCTCTGGAACATCAAGCGTAGACGCAACTCCTGATATTGCGACGCTGACTTTCCAAGTTACCGCTTCTGCAAAAGATGCGGCGAGCGCCAAGACGCAGGTTGATCAGCGTGTAGCTAAATATTTTGATTTTCTGAATACCAACGGTATTGAGAAAAAAGACATCAGTGCGGCTAACTTAAGCACTCAGCCAGAGTACGATTACCTGAAAGACGGCAAAAGCGAGCTGAAAGGCTATCGTGCGGATCGCCGCGTGCAAGTCACTCTGCGCCAGTTGGATAAACTGAATGGTTTGTTGGATGGTGCATTGAAAGCGAATCTCAACGAAATTCGCTCCGTTGAGTTAGGCGTTGCTAAGCCAGAAGCTTATCGCGAACAGGCACGTCAGGAAGCGATCAAAAATGCAGTGAGTCAGGCCCAGTCTCTGGCAAAAGGTTTTGGCGTAGTGCTTGGACCGGTGTACAGCATTCGTTATCACGTATCTAACTACCAGCCAGCCCCAGTAAGCCGTATGTATATGGCGGCTGATGCAATGCAAAAGACCTCTGCTGCGCAGACCTATGAACAGCAAACTATCCAGTTTGACGATCAGGTTGATGTGGTCTTCAGCCTGAATAAATAA
- the tkt gene encoding transketolase, translating to MSSRKELANAIRALSMDAVQKANSGHPGAPMGMADIAEVLWRDYMNHNPTNPNWADRDRFVLSNGHGSMLIYSLLHLTGYDLPITELENFRQLHSKTPGHPEYGYTPGVETTTGPLGQGIANAVGMAIAERTLAAQFNRPGHDIVNHHTYAFLGDGCMMEGISHEVCSLAGTLKLGKLTAFYDDNGISIDGHVEGWFTDNTAERFEAYGWHVIRGVDGHNSDAIKAAIEDARKVTDKPSLLMCKTTIGFGSPNKAGSHEAHGAPLGAAEIEATRKALGWNYAPFEIPQEIYSQWDAKEAGKAKESAWDKKFAAYQAAFPELAAEFKRRVSGELPANWAEESKKFIDHLQANPAKIASRKASQNALEAFGKVLPEFLGGSADLAPSNLTMWSGSKPLNEDLAGNYIHYGVREFGMSAIMNGIALHGGFLPYGATFLMFMEYARNAVRMAALMKIRNIFVYTHDSIGLGEDGPTHQPVEQMASLRVTPNMNTWRPCDQVESAVAWQFAIQRNDGPSALIFSRQNLAQMDRTAEQVANISRGGYILKDCAGQPELIFIATGSEVELAVNAADQLTAEGRKVRVVSMPATEVFDKQDAAYRESVLPAAVSARVAVEAGIADFWYKYVGLNGAVVGMTTFGESAPAELLFKEFGFTVDNVVAKAKALLK from the coding sequence ATGTCCTCTCGTAAAGAGCTTGCCAATGCGATCCGTGCACTCAGTATGGACGCTGTGCAGAAAGCCAATTCTGGTCACCCAGGTGCCCCTATGGGTATGGCTGATATCGCGGAAGTCCTGTGGCGCGATTACATGAATCACAACCCGACCAATCCAAATTGGGCCGATCGTGACCGCTTTGTGCTTTCTAACGGCCATGGCTCTATGTTGATTTATAGCCTGTTGCACCTCACTGGCTATGACCTGCCAATCACCGAGCTGGAAAACTTCCGTCAGTTACATTCTAAAACTCCAGGTCACCCTGAATACGGTTATACCCCAGGCGTAGAAACCACCACTGGCCCACTGGGTCAGGGCATCGCGAATGCGGTGGGTATGGCGATTGCTGAACGTACTTTGGCCGCGCAGTTCAACCGCCCAGGTCACGATATCGTCAATCACCACACCTATGCATTCTTGGGCGATGGCTGCATGATGGAAGGCATCTCTCATGAAGTTTGCTCTTTAGCGGGTACCTTGAAGCTGGGCAAACTGACCGCGTTCTATGATGACAACGGTATTTCTATCGATGGTCACGTTGAAGGCTGGTTCACCGATAATACCGCTGAGCGTTTTGAAGCTTACGGCTGGCACGTTATCCGTGGCGTAGATGGCCACAACAGCGACGCGATCAAAGCGGCTATCGAAGACGCACGTAAAGTGACCGACAAGCCATCTCTGCTGATGTGCAAAACTACCATCGGTTTCGGTTCACCGAACAAAGCAGGTTCCCACGAAGCTCACGGTGCGCCACTGGGTGCCGCTGAAATTGAAGCAACTCGTAAAGCGCTGGGCTGGAACTACGCTCCGTTTGAAATCCCTCAGGAAATCTATTCTCAGTGGGATGCTAAAGAAGCGGGCAAAGCCAAAGAAAGCGCCTGGGATAAGAAATTTGCTGCCTATCAGGCTGCATTCCCTGAACTGGCCGCTGAGTTCAAACGTCGCGTAAGCGGTGAGCTGCCAGCTAACTGGGCTGAAGAATCCAAGAAATTCATCGATCACCTGCAAGCCAACCCAGCGAAAATCGCAAGCCGCAAAGCGTCTCAAAACGCGCTGGAAGCTTTCGGTAAAGTGCTGCCTGAATTCCTAGGTGGTTCTGCTGACTTGGCACCAAGTAACCTGACCATGTGGTCTGGTTCTAAGCCGCTGAACGAAGATCTGGCCGGTAACTACATCCATTACGGTGTACGTGAATTCGGTATGTCAGCCATCATGAACGGTATTGCTCTGCACGGCGGTTTCCTGCCATACGGCGCGACCTTCCTGATGTTTATGGAGTATGCGCGCAACGCCGTTCGCATGGCTGCGCTGATGAAAATCCGTAATATCTTCGTTTATACCCATGACTCTATCGGTCTGGGTGAAGATGGCCCAACTCACCAGCCGGTTGAGCAGATGGCTAGCCTGCGTGTGACACCAAACATGAACACGTGGCGTCCATGTGACCAAGTTGAATCTGCGGTTGCATGGCAGTTCGCTATTCAGCGTAACGATGGCCCATCAGCGCTGATCTTCTCGCGTCAGAATCTGGCTCAGATGGATCGTACGGCAGAGCAGGTGGCTAACATCTCTCGCGGCGGTTACATCCTGAAAGATTGCGCTGGTCAGCCAGAGCTTATCTTCATTGCGACCGGTTCTGAGGTTGAGCTGGCTGTGAACGCTGCAGATCAGCTGACTGCAGAAGGTCGTAAAGTTCGCGTAGTTTCCATGCCTGCAACTGAAGTCTTCGATAAGCAAGATGCTGCCTATCGTGAGTCCGTACTGCCAGCGGCAGTTAGCGCTCGCGTTGCTGTTGAAGCCGGTATCGCTGACTTCTGGTACAAGTATGTTGGCCTGAACGGTGCCGTGGTCGGTATGACTACCTTCGGCGAATCTGCGCCAGCTGAGCTGCTGTTCAAAGAGTTTGGCTTCACCGTAGACAACGTAGTGGCTAAAGCGAAAGCGTTGCTGAAATAA
- a CDS encoding M48 family metallopeptidase: protein MNKITLPLIALTASTFLSGCQNMNAEGLMQSGAQAFQAATLSDAQVKALSEQSCAEMDSKNQIAPADSTYAKRLATISKALGSDINGTPVNYKVYVTKDVNAWAMANGCVRVYSGLMDMMNDNEVEGVLGHEMGHVALGHSRKAMQVAYATTAARTAIAASGGVGAQLSQSQLADLGEKLVNSQFSQKQESEADDYSFDLLKKRGINPVGLATSFDKLASQEAGRQSSMFDDHPSSLARAQHIRDRIAAEQ, encoded by the coding sequence ATGAACAAAATAACACTTCCTCTTATCGCTCTAACAGCCTCTACCTTCCTCAGCGGCTGCCAAAACATGAATGCTGAAGGCCTGATGCAGTCTGGCGCACAGGCCTTTCAGGCAGCAACGCTTTCTGATGCACAAGTCAAAGCTTTAAGTGAACAGTCTTGTGCGGAAATGGACAGCAAGAACCAAATCGCTCCTGCGGACAGCACCTATGCCAAACGCCTAGCGACCATTTCTAAAGCACTGGGCAGCGACATCAATGGTACCCCAGTCAACTATAAAGTCTACGTGACGAAAGACGTCAACGCGTGGGCCATGGCCAACGGCTGCGTACGTGTTTACAGCGGACTTATGGACATGATGAATGACAACGAAGTCGAAGGCGTGCTTGGGCATGAAATGGGCCACGTGGCATTAGGCCATTCACGTAAAGCGATGCAGGTGGCTTATGCCACCACGGCTGCGCGTACCGCCATTGCCGCCAGCGGCGGCGTTGGCGCACAGCTATCCCAATCACAGCTTGCCGATCTGGGAGAAAAACTGGTGAATTCACAGTTCTCACAAAAACAAGAAAGCGAAGCCGATGACTACTCTTTCGATCTGCTTAAAAAACGCGGAATCAACCCGGTTGGGCTAGCCACCAGCTTCGACAAACTGGCCTCACAGGAAGCTGGGCGTCAAAGCAGCATGTTTGACGATCACCCATCCTCTCTGGCCCGTGCGCAACACATTCGCGATCGCATCGCCGCAGAGCAATAA
- the argO gene encoding arginine exporter ArgO, translating into MLSVFLQGFALSAAMILPLGPQNTFVLSQGIRRQYHLMIACLCALSDIVLICGGIFGGSALLSQSPLLLMLVTWGGVAFLLWYGWGAFRAAMAKEGIQTGADVAQQSRWRIVVTMLAVTWLNPHVYLDTFVVLGSLGGQLSVDARSWFAFGAVSASAIWFFSLALLAAWLAPWLSTPKAQRVINLLVACVMWVIALQLARNGLHL; encoded by the coding sequence ATGCTTTCTGTTTTTTTACAGGGCTTTGCCCTGAGCGCAGCCATGATTTTGCCACTGGGCCCACAAAACACATTTGTTTTAAGCCAGGGGATCCGTCGGCAGTATCATCTGATGATTGCTTGTCTATGCGCGCTCAGCGATATCGTTTTAATCTGCGGCGGTATTTTTGGTGGTAGCGCGCTATTGAGTCAGTCACCCTTGTTGTTGATGCTAGTGACTTGGGGCGGAGTGGCATTTTTGCTGTGGTATGGCTGGGGCGCTTTTCGTGCGGCAATGGCGAAAGAGGGGATTCAAACGGGGGCTGACGTGGCGCAGCAAAGCCGCTGGCGGATTGTTGTGACCATGCTGGCCGTGACATGGCTTAACCCGCATGTCTATTTAGATACGTTCGTCGTCTTAGGCAGCCTAGGTGGACAGCTCTCAGTGGACGCCCGCAGTTGGTTTGCTTTTGGTGCCGTCAGCGCTTCTGCGATTTGGTTCTTTTCATTGGCATTGCTCGCTGCGTGGTTAGCACCGTGGTTAAGTACGCCCAAAGCTCAACGGGTGATTAATCTTCTGGTTGCCTGTGTGATGTGGGTTATTGCCCTGCAGTTGGCAAGAAATGGGCTACATTTGTAA
- the fbaA gene encoding class II fructose-bisphosphate aldolase — MSKIFDFVKPGVITGDDVQKVFQIAKENNFALPAVNCVGTDSINAVMEAASKVRAPVIVQFSNGGAAFIAGKGVKTDVPQGAAILGAISGAHHVHQMAEHYGVPVILHTDHCAKKLLPWLDGLLDAGEKHFAATGKPLFSSHMIDLSEESLEENIEICSKYLTRMSKLGMTLEIELGCTGGEEDGVDNSHMDSSALYTQPEDVDYAYTKLNAISPRFTIAASFGNVHGVYKPGNVQLTPKILHNSQEYVSKKHNLPHNSLNFVFHGGSGSTAAEIKEAVSYGVVKMNIDTDTQWATWEGILNYYKKNEGYLQGQLGNPEGADKPNKKYYDPRVWLRAAQTSMIARLELAFDELNCKDVL, encoded by the coding sequence ATGTCTAAAATTTTTGATTTTGTTAAACCGGGTGTCATCACTGGTGATGATGTTCAGAAAGTTTTCCAGATCGCTAAAGAAAACAATTTCGCATTGCCTGCAGTTAACTGTGTTGGTACAGACTCAATCAATGCGGTAATGGAAGCTGCTTCTAAAGTACGTGCTCCGGTTATCGTTCAGTTCTCAAACGGCGGTGCTGCATTTATCGCTGGTAAAGGCGTGAAAACCGACGTTCCTCAGGGTGCTGCAATCCTGGGTGCAATCTCTGGTGCGCATCACGTACACCAGATGGCTGAACACTACGGTGTTCCAGTGATCCTGCATACTGACCATTGCGCTAAGAAACTGCTGCCATGGTTAGACGGCCTGTTGGACGCTGGCGAAAAACATTTCGCTGCTACTGGCAAACCACTGTTCTCTTCTCACATGATCGACCTGTCTGAAGAGTCTCTGGAAGAAAACATCGAGATCTGCTCCAAATATCTGACCCGTATGTCTAAATTAGGCATGACGCTGGAAATCGAACTGGGCTGCACCGGTGGCGAAGAAGATGGCGTTGATAACAGCCATATGGATAGCTCTGCGCTGTACACTCAGCCAGAAGACGTTGATTACGCGTACACTAAACTGAACGCAATCAGCCCACGTTTCACTATCGCTGCCTCTTTCGGTAACGTACACGGCGTATACAAGCCAGGTAACGTACAGCTGACGCCAAAAATCCTGCATAACTCTCAGGAATACGTTTCTAAGAAACACAACCTGCCACACAACAGCCTGAACTTCGTATTCCACGGTGGTTCTGGTTCTACTGCTGCAGAAATCAAAGAAGCGGTCAGCTACGGCGTAGTTAAAATGAATATCGATACCGATACCCAGTGGGCAACGTGGGAAGGTATTCTGAACTACTACAAGAAAAACGAAGGCTATCTGCAGGGCCAGCTGGGTAACCCAGAAGGCGCAGACAAACCTAACAAGAAATACTACGATCCACGCGTTTGGTTGCGTGCCGCTCAGACTAGCATGATTGCTCGTCTGGAACTGGCATTTGACGAACTGAACTGCAAAGACGTTCTGTAA
- the epd gene encoding erythrose-4-phosphate dehydrogenase translates to MTIRIAINGFGRIGRSVLRALYESGRRVEMSVVAINELANAEGMAHLLKYDTSHGRFAWDVRQERDTMWVGDDTIRLLHEKQIADLPWRELGVDIVLDCSGVYGSRADGEAHIMAGAKKVLFSHPGSHDLDATVVYGVNQQELQPEHHIVSNASCTTNCIIPVIKLLDDAFGIESGTVTTIHSSMNDQPVIDAYHSDLRRTRAASQSIIPVDTKLAAGITRIFPKFCDRFEAISVRVPTINVTAIDLSVSVQAAVKVSDVNHLLQKAASTSFRGIVDYTELPLVSTDFNHDPHSAIVDGTQTRVSGQHLIKTLVWCDNEWGFANRMLDTTLAMFQAVSSTAQPPVQL, encoded by the coding sequence ATGACTATTCGCATCGCAATAAACGGTTTTGGCCGTATCGGACGCAGCGTATTACGCGCGTTATACGAATCCGGCCGTAGAGTAGAAATGTCCGTGGTAGCGATAAATGAATTGGCAAATGCTGAAGGCATGGCTCATTTGTTGAAATACGACACCAGTCACGGGCGCTTTGCTTGGGATGTCCGCCAGGAGCGGGATACGATGTGGGTGGGCGATGACACAATTCGTCTGCTGCATGAGAAGCAGATTGCAGATTTACCGTGGCGTGAGCTGGGTGTGGATATCGTACTCGACTGTAGCGGTGTTTATGGCAGTCGAGCCGATGGCGAAGCCCATATTATGGCGGGAGCCAAAAAAGTTTTGTTCTCCCATCCAGGCAGCCACGATCTCGATGCGACCGTAGTCTACGGTGTGAACCAGCAGGAATTGCAGCCAGAACACCACATTGTGTCTAACGCATCCTGCACGACTAACTGCATTATCCCAGTCATTAAATTGCTCGATGATGCGTTTGGGATTGAATCCGGCACGGTGACAACGATTCACTCATCAATGAACGATCAGCCGGTGATAGATGCGTATCATTCCGACCTGCGTCGGACACGCGCGGCCAGCCAGTCGATAATTCCCGTCGACACGAAATTGGCCGCTGGTATCACCCGCATTTTTCCTAAGTTCTGCGATCGCTTTGAAGCGATTTCAGTGCGAGTGCCGACGATTAACGTTACGGCAATCGATTTGAGCGTTAGCGTGCAGGCCGCAGTAAAGGTGAGTGATGTCAACCACCTACTGCAAAAGGCAGCAAGCACCTCATTTCGTGGTATAGTTGACTATACAGAATTACCACTGGTTTCGACCGATTTTAATCACGACCCGCACAGTGCCATTGTTGATGGCACGCAGACGCGCGTCAGCGGTCAACACTTGATAAAAACGTTGGTCTGGTGTGACAACGAATGGGGTTTTGCCAATCGTATGTTAGATACTACGCTGGCGATGTTCCAAGCGGTTTCCAGTACGGCACAGCCGCCTGTGCAGCTGTGA
- the fdnI gene encoding formate dehydrogenase-N subunit gamma: protein MSKSKMIVRTKFIDRACHWTVVICFFLVSLSGIALFFPTLQWLTQTFGTPQMGRIMHPFFGVLIFVALMFMFFRFVKHNIPEREDVPWVVNIVEVLKGNEHEVADVGKYNAGQKMMFWSIMSLIFVLLITGIIIWRPYFAQHFPIEMVRYSLLIHAAAAIVLIHAILIHMYMAFWVKGSIKGMVEGKVSRRWARKHHPRWYREIEAKEAKGEKADD from the coding sequence ATGAGTAAAAGTAAAATGATCGTTCGTACCAAATTCATCGACCGTGCCTGTCATTGGACGGTGGTAATTTGTTTCTTCTTGGTCTCGCTGTCTGGCATCGCGCTGTTCTTCCCAACGTTGCAGTGGCTGACACAAACGTTTGGTACACCGCAGATGGGGCGCATCATGCACCCATTCTTTGGCGTGCTGATTTTTGTGGCGCTGATGTTTATGTTCTTCCGTTTTGTGAAGCACAACATTCCTGAACGTGAAGACGTGCCGTGGGTGGTGAACATCGTTGAAGTGCTCAAAGGCAATGAGCACGAAGTTGCTGACGTGGGTAAATATAACGCCGGTCAGAAAATGATGTTCTGGAGCATCATGAGTCTGATTTTCGTGTTGCTGATCACCGGCATCATTATCTGGCGTCCGTATTTTGCCCAGCACTTCCCGATCGAAATGGTACGTTATTCGCTGCTGATCCATGCGGCTGCGGCAATCGTGCTGATCCACGCGATCCTGATCCATATGTATATGGCTTTCTGGGTTAAGGGATCGATCAAAGGTATGGTGGAAGGTAAAGTCAGCCGTCGCTGGGCGCGTAAGCATCATCCACGCTGGTATCGTGAAATCGAAGCCAAAGAAGCGAAAGGCGAGAAAGCCGACGACTAG
- the pgk gene encoding phosphoglycerate kinase: MSVIKMTDLDLAGKRVLIRSDLNVPVKEGKVTSDARIRASLPTIEAALKQGARVMVTSHLGRPTEGEYNEEYSLLPVVNYLKDHLKSPVRLAKDYLDGVDVAEGELVVLENVRFNKGEKKDDETLSKKYAALCDVYVMDAFGTAHRAQASTHGVGKFAPIACAGPLLSAELEALGKALGNPARPMVAIVGGSKVSTKLTVLDSLSKIADQLIVGGGIANTFVAAQGHNVGKSLYEADLVDEAKKLLTTCDIPVPTDVRVATEFSETAAATLKSVNDIKDDEQILDLGDASAHQLAEILKNAKTILWNGPVGVFEFPNFRKGTEIVAQAIADSEAFSIAGGGDTLAAIDLFGIADKISYISTGGGAFLEFVEGKKLPAVVMLEERAKQ; the protein is encoded by the coding sequence ATGTCTGTAATTAAGATGACCGATTTGGATTTGGCTGGTAAACGTGTCCTGATCCGTTCAGATCTGAACGTTCCAGTTAAAGAAGGCAAAGTGACTTCTGATGCGCGTATTCGTGCGTCGCTGCCAACTATCGAAGCTGCTCTGAAGCAGGGCGCTCGTGTAATGGTTACTTCCCATCTGGGTCGTCCTACCGAAGGCGAATACAACGAAGAGTACTCTCTGCTGCCGGTTGTTAACTATCTGAAAGACCACCTGAAGTCTCCAGTTCGTCTGGCTAAAGACTATCTGGACGGTGTTGACGTTGCAGAAGGTGAATTGGTTGTTCTGGAAAACGTTCGCTTCAACAAAGGCGAAAAGAAAGACGACGAAACCCTGTCAAAAAAATACGCCGCGCTGTGTGACGTTTACGTCATGGACGCATTCGGTACTGCACACCGTGCACAGGCTTCAACCCACGGCGTAGGTAAATTTGCACCTATCGCATGTGCGGGTCCTCTGCTGTCTGCAGAGCTGGAAGCACTGGGCAAAGCGCTGGGTAACCCAGCACGCCCAATGGTTGCTATCGTTGGTGGTTCAAAAGTTTCTACCAAACTGACCGTTCTGGACTCTCTGTCTAAAATCGCGGATCAGCTGATTGTTGGTGGCGGTATCGCGAACACCTTCGTTGCTGCTCAAGGCCACAACGTAGGCAAATCACTGTACGAAGCCGATCTGGTTGATGAAGCGAAAAAACTGCTGACTACCTGTGATATCCCAGTACCTACCGACGTACGTGTTGCTACCGAGTTCTCTGAAACTGCGGCTGCAACGCTGAAATCAGTAAATGACATTAAAGATGACGAACAGATTCTGGATCTGGGTGATGCTTCAGCACACCAGCTGGCTGAGATTCTGAAGAATGCGAAAACCATTCTGTGGAACGGCCCAGTCGGCGTGTTCGAGTTCCCTAACTTCCGTAAAGGTACCGAGATCGTTGCTCAAGCAATCGCTGATAGCGAAGCATTCTCTATCGCGGGCGGCGGTGATACTCTGGCAGCTATCGATCTGTTCGGTATCGCAGACAAAATTTCCTACATCTCTACTGGCGGCGGCGCATTCTTAGAATTCGTTGAAGGCAAAAAATTGCCAGCGGTAGTGATGCTGGAAGAACGTGCTAAGCAGTAA